A portion of the Acidobacteriaceae bacterium genome contains these proteins:
- a CDS encoding Ig-like domain repeat protein, whose product MGLSLIFALWCGGILSQSIAQSAPYPLPYLINTVAGGSAICSTAADAMGDGCPALQASFSTNLTGIAVDARGNLYVEDSNNNLLRRVDAKTGIITVAAGTTSTGVCAATLDKYGDGCPASDGLANASGGYTALGKPFAIAIAANGDIYMTGTASIVQKVSAATGLMSVVAGTTSPAGKSGSAVAGYTGDGGPATSATVNAPRGVAVDAAYDVFIADYVNNVVRVVYNGGAAAAAQITAANPSVTNPVIGYIYTIAGSQSKTAGTTGDGGPAGAALLTNPSDVAIDSYGNVFIVDQSSVVRMIYAGGGVMGISSPVVGNIYTVAGGGSVKGNTLKAILGTTATMSVVRRIVLDRKGNLFISDSKQIIWFEDSTTGWMRPIAGVYAGSSLTTGCAQETDSIGNNCPATVATIALGNEGYGLAVDANENLYISDASAETIRKVSSDLIFSSTTAGAPKTQTVELHYAVGDTPSSSNPLVFSDSDYSAATPSCTKNGDGTTDCTVAVSFTPSMAGTDRATLTATDSAGNVRSIGFEGTGSAAAFAIDPGTASVLSGSLSQPSGVAKDNAGNLFIADTANDRVMKYSISSATMTVLAGTGVAGYSGDGQSATTATLSSPRAVTVASDGAVYIADTGNNVVRRVDPVTGTISTVAGGASTICSAAANMVGDGCPGTQSIFSSPAGLVVDSNGLLYVADTGNNRVRAVPLNGSGVVTVAGGGKACTSATDLIGDGCNALQAVLSGPTQIRFDLSGNLLIADTGNHEIRRVNLTASGQAIVSLAGNGQAGGGGDGGLAISAELSSPVGLALDASGSIYVGDTGNQAVRMIDSVTGVISTIAGFNGASGTGIVPGLATAVALDLPQQIELDSAGTLYIADTGNSRVLAVNRDSVSMDFGKVNLGQSSAMQAYMITSSGTLTGTLGSPLTTSSGSTSTFSFVPATTSGCSASQQLASGVQCAMAGQFTPTQNGNQSAIYTFTGSTGINAPVPSVTLKGGGVTLVSTSVAAAITTPASGTPQYGSTTVLTVTVTPASQGTTSISGTVTLQIDGVSQAAVVLSASGSNGVASVTLPLLKVGPHTIGVTYSGDDVYGGSTSSTLTLAVAQAATNVLVSASPTSAVQFQSVIFTAKVSTSSSAVPTGTVTFLNGATTLSTATLTAQGIATFTSATLDVGTYSIVAQYSGDGNFAASTSTPALTFVVGADPQGFTLAAASSVVSVAQGGAVQTTVALTPTNTLNGVVTMSCSGLPANSYCTFQPQTMSFTPATDQATSVTVTLWTNVSPGTVPTQASNVRFAGGVWYALAAPLLTLAFRRRRRICSQAFLMLSAAALLSFAGCSTNTPISAVTPAGTSSVVIKGSGPNGLQSSVSIAFTVVQK is encoded by the coding sequence TTGGGACTTTCTCTAATATTTGCTCTCTGGTGCGGCGGGATCCTCTCGCAGTCGATCGCCCAGAGTGCGCCATATCCATTGCCGTATCTGATTAATACAGTGGCGGGAGGAAGCGCGATTTGCTCGACGGCGGCAGACGCTATGGGAGATGGTTGCCCTGCGTTGCAAGCTAGCTTCAGCACTAACCTCACGGGCATCGCGGTGGATGCGCGAGGAAATCTCTACGTAGAGGACTCGAACAACAATTTGCTCCGTCGCGTCGATGCGAAGACCGGCATCATTACCGTGGCGGCGGGGACCACCTCGACGGGTGTGTGTGCAGCGACTCTGGACAAGTATGGTGACGGCTGTCCTGCATCCGATGGCCTGGCGAATGCGAGCGGAGGCTACACCGCGCTGGGGAAACCCTTTGCCATCGCGATTGCCGCGAATGGCGATATTTACATGACCGGCACAGCTTCCATCGTGCAGAAGGTCAGTGCAGCGACTGGTTTGATGAGTGTCGTTGCGGGCACTACCTCGCCAGCCGGAAAGTCGGGCTCGGCGGTTGCGGGATATACCGGGGATGGTGGCCCGGCAACGTCTGCCACCGTAAACGCGCCGCGCGGCGTTGCGGTGGATGCGGCCTACGACGTCTTCATCGCGGATTACGTGAACAACGTCGTCCGTGTGGTCTACAACGGGGGCGCTGCTGCCGCTGCGCAGATTACGGCTGCAAATCCGTCTGTGACAAACCCGGTCATCGGCTACATCTACACCATAGCTGGCAGCCAGTCCAAAACGGCTGGTACCACTGGAGATGGCGGTCCGGCTGGGGCTGCGCTACTCACGAATCCTTCGGATGTCGCAATCGACAGTTACGGTAATGTCTTCATCGTTGACCAGAGCAGTGTCGTTCGGATGATCTATGCGGGCGGCGGCGTGATGGGTATCTCTTCTCCGGTGGTTGGCAACATCTATACGGTGGCGGGAGGGGGCAGCGTCAAGGGCAACACGCTCAAGGCTATCCTCGGTACCACCGCGACGATGTCTGTGGTGCGGCGCATCGTGCTGGACCGCAAGGGTAATCTCTTCATCTCAGACAGTAAGCAGATTATCTGGTTTGAGGACTCGACTACGGGCTGGATGCGTCCGATTGCAGGTGTTTACGCGGGCAGTTCGCTTACGACAGGATGTGCACAGGAGACCGACTCCATCGGCAATAATTGTCCTGCGACCGTGGCGACGATTGCGCTCGGAAACGAAGGCTATGGACTGGCCGTTGATGCGAACGAGAACCTCTATATCTCCGATGCGTCTGCAGAGACGATCCGTAAGGTTTCGTCGGACCTGATCTTTTCGTCTACGACGGCGGGTGCTCCAAAGACGCAAACGGTTGAATTGCATTACGCAGTCGGCGACACTCCTTCCAGCAGCAACCCCCTGGTCTTCAGCGATAGCGATTACTCGGCGGCGACGCCTTCTTGTACGAAGAACGGCGACGGAACGACGGACTGCACAGTCGCGGTGAGCTTCACGCCTTCTATGGCGGGGACGGATCGCGCGACCTTGACCGCGACTGATTCGGCGGGCAATGTGCGCTCCATCGGATTTGAAGGAACTGGATCTGCCGCTGCGTTCGCGATCGATCCTGGAACCGCCAGCGTTTTGTCCGGAAGCTTGAGCCAGCCGAGTGGCGTTGCGAAGGACAATGCAGGGAACCTGTTCATCGCTGATACTGCGAACGACCGAGTGATGAAGTACAGCATCAGTTCCGCGACGATGACTGTTCTTGCTGGGACCGGGGTGGCGGGCTACAGCGGAGACGGACAGTCTGCGACGACTGCGACATTGTCTTCGCCCAGGGCCGTGACCGTTGCATCAGACGGCGCGGTATACATCGCAGACACGGGCAACAACGTGGTGCGGCGTGTCGATCCGGTGACAGGTACGATCTCGACTGTGGCTGGAGGCGCGTCGACGATTTGCTCTGCCGCGGCGAATATGGTCGGTGATGGTTGTCCTGGCACGCAGTCTATCTTCTCGTCTCCGGCGGGGTTGGTTGTGGACTCTAATGGTTTGCTTTATGTCGCTGATACGGGAAACAACCGTGTGCGCGCTGTGCCGCTGAACGGATCAGGTGTGGTCACGGTGGCCGGTGGCGGCAAGGCTTGTACCTCTGCGACGGACTTGATCGGCGACGGATGCAATGCGCTTCAGGCTGTTCTCTCTGGTCCAACACAGATACGCTTCGATCTCAGCGGCAATCTTTTGATCGCGGACACGGGCAATCACGAGATTCGTCGCGTGAATCTCACGGCGAGCGGGCAGGCGATCGTATCCCTCGCAGGCAATGGTCAGGCGGGCGGAGGCGGCGATGGAGGCCTGGCCATTTCCGCAGAGCTAAGTAGCCCTGTTGGGCTAGCGTTGGATGCAAGCGGCTCGATCTACGTGGGGGACACCGGCAATCAAGCGGTTCGTATGATCGACTCTGTCACCGGTGTGATTTCGACGATAGCGGGCTTCAATGGCGCCAGCGGTACGGGAATAGTACCTGGGCTTGCGACTGCGGTCGCTCTAGACCTTCCGCAGCAGATTGAGCTGGACAGCGCCGGGACGCTCTACATAGCCGACACGGGCAATAGCCGTGTGCTAGCTGTCAATCGCGATAGCGTCTCCATGGATTTCGGCAAGGTGAATCTCGGCCAGAGCAGTGCTATGCAGGCCTATATGATCACGAGTTCAGGCACGCTGACGGGCACCTTGGGTTCGCCGCTCACCACCTCCTCGGGAAGCACGTCGACCTTCAGTTTCGTGCCAGCGACGACAAGTGGCTGCAGTGCCTCACAGCAGCTTGCGTCCGGTGTGCAATGCGCAATGGCGGGACAATTCACACCGACGCAGAATGGCAATCAATCCGCCATCTATACATTTACTGGCAGCACGGGAATCAACGCACCGGTGCCATCCGTGACGCTGAAGGGAGGCGGTGTAACGCTCGTCTCTACAAGCGTTGCGGCTGCAATCACCACGCCTGCTTCGGGCACTCCGCAGTATGGATCGACTACAGTGCTGACAGTCACGGTGACGCCCGCTTCCCAAGGGACGACCAGCATCAGCGGAACCGTTACGTTGCAGATCGATGGCGTTTCACAAGCCGCTGTCGTGCTCTCTGCAAGTGGATCCAACGGAGTGGCCTCGGTGACGCTGCCATTGTTGAAGGTGGGGCCACACACGATCGGCGTGACTTATAGCGGCGACGATGTTTATGGTGGGAGCACCTCCAGCACGTTAACGCTGGCTGTTGCACAGGCGGCTACAAACGTTTTAGTCTCCGCCTCCCCCACGAGCGCAGTCCAGTTCCAAAGTGTGATCTTTACAGCCAAGGTCTCGACCTCAAGTAGCGCGGTCCCAACGGGTACGGTCACGTTCCTGAATGGGGCGACCACACTCTCTACCGCCACACTCACCGCCCAGGGGATCGCTACTTTCACGTCGGCTACACTCGACGTCGGCACTTACAGCATCGTTGCCCAATACAGCGGTGACGGTAACTTTGCCGCAAGTACAAGCACTCCTGCGCTGACGTTTGTGGTGGGTGCAGACCCGCAAGGCTTCACGCTTGCGGCGGCTTCGAGTGTCGTCTCGGTGGCCCAAGGGGGAGCAGTCCAAACGACCGTTGCGCTGACGCCCACGAATACGTTGAACGGCGTGGTGACGATGAGCTGCAGTGGACTTCCGGCAAACTCTTATTGCACTTTTCAGCCCCAGACGATGAGCTTCACTCCTGCGACCGACCAGGCGACGTCGGTAACGGTGACGCTGTGGACGAACGTTTCGCCCGGCACCGTTCCAACGCAGGCAAGTAATGTTCGCTTTGCCGGAGGAGTCTGGTATGCGCTTGCAGCGCCGCTCTTGACCTTGGCGTTTCGGCGTCGTCGGAGGATATGTTCTCAGGCGTTTCTGATGCTGTCCGCAGCTGCGCTTTTGTCCTTCGCCGGTTGCAGCACGAACACGCCGATCTCCGCAGTCACCCCAGCAGGGACGAGTTCTGTCGTCATCAAGGGCTCAGGTCCGAATGGCTTGCAGAGCTCCGTCTCCATCGCATTCACCGTCGTTCAGAAGTAA